A stretch of the Aegilops tauschii subsp. strangulata cultivar AL8/78 chromosome 4, Aet v6.0, whole genome shotgun sequence genome encodes the following:
- the LOC109763292 gene encoding aquaporin PIP2-5, translating into MAAGEGKLSTEANVNSDTTMSSKDYLDPPPTPLLDAGELGKWSLYRATIAEFTATLLFVYVAVATVIGHKRQTDAEACSGAGVLGIAWAFGGMIAVLVYCTAGISGGHINPAVTFGLLLARKVSLPRAFLYMAAQCLGAICGAAMVRAVHGAHHYALYGGGANEVAPGYSKAGALLAEAAGTFVLVYTVFSATDPKRMARDSHVPVLAPLLIGFAVLMAHLATIPVTGTGINPARSLGAAVVYNGNKAWADQWIFWVGPLAGATVAMAYHQYVLRNGAAKHPFGSNHHDVEA; encoded by the coding sequence ATGGCGGCTGGAGAAGGCAAACTGAGTACGGAGGCCAACGTTAACTCCGACACTACAATGAGCAGCAAGGACTACCTGGACCCTCCTCCGACGCCGCTGCTGGACGCCGGCGAGCTGGGCAAGTGGTCCTTGTACAGGGCCACCATTGCCGAGTTCACCGCCACACTCCTCTTCGTCTACGTCGCCGTGGCCACCGTCATCGGCCACAAGCGCCAGACCGACGCCGAGGCGTGCAGCGGCGCCGGCGTGCTGGGCATCGCGTGGGCCTTCGGCGGCATGATCGCCGTCCTCGTCTACTGCACCGCCGGCATCTCCGGAGGCCACATCAACCCCGCGGTCACCTTCGGGCTGCTGCTGGCGAGGAAGGTGTCGCTTCCCAGAGCCTTCCTCTACATGGCGGCGCAGTGCCTCGGCGCCATCTGCGGCGCCGCCATGGTCAGGGCCGTGCACGGCGCGCACCACTACGCGCTCTACGGCGGCGGCGCCAACGAGGTCGCGCCGGGGTACTCCAAGGCGGGGGCGCTGCTGGCCGAGGCCGCCGGCACATTCGTTCTCGTGTACACCGTGTTCTCGGCGACCGACCCGAAGCGCATGGCGAGGGACTCCCACGTGCCGGTGCTGGCGCCGCTGCTCATCGGGTTCGCCGTGCTGATGGCGCACCTGGCCACCATCCCCGTCACCGGCACCGGGATCAACCCGGCGAGGAGCCTTGGGGCCGCCGTGGTGTACAATGGGAACAAGGCGTGGGCCGATCAGTGGATCTTCTGGGTCGGGCCTTTGGCGGGCGCCACCGTCGCCATGGCCTACCACCAGTACGTCCTCAGGAACGGCGCCGCCAAGCACCCCTTCGGCTCCAACCACCACGACGTCGAAGCCTAG